A single genomic interval of Pyrus communis chromosome 5, drPyrComm1.1, whole genome shotgun sequence harbors:
- the LOC137734200 gene encoding LOW QUALITY PROTEIN: eukaryotic translation initiation factor 4G-like (The sequence of the model RefSeq protein was modified relative to this genomic sequence to represent the inferred CDS: inserted 1 base in 1 codon; substituted 1 base at 1 genomic stop codon), which produces MVPAQRGGVQNGAHAQPQLHGGSDVPIASTAAQTAEASAPQRCSRIVPKPPTSQSVSVTSDTRKPTTPAKPPGDASKGISVQVGISMPMPFHQPQVLVQFGGPNQQIQSQSMSSSSIQMPMPVQLPIGSTQVQQPVFVPGLQPHPMQPKGIMHQSQNMPFTPQMGPQIPQTGNLGISMASQCPQQLGSNFGVLRSPCARTPVQQHVRGILPGPAHSVGHQGGMQRNNSDADRWQRATNFQPKGLMPSPHTPLQVMHQADRKNEVDKVSDEELAKQRKLKAILNKLTPQNFEKLFEQVKAVNIDNATTLTAVVSQIFDNALMRPTFCDMYANFCFYLAGELPDFSEDNEKITFKRLLLNKCQEEFERGGREQEETNKADEEGQVKQSEEEREEKRIKARTRRLGNISLIGELYKKRMLTERIMHECIKKLFGQQQTPDGQDIEVLCKLMSTIGEMIDHPKAKKYMDPYFERMKSLSNNMKLSSRVRFMLNDAIDLRKNKWQQRRKVEGRIKIEEVHRDAAQERQAQSSRLVRDPGINPSARRGPPMEFSPRGSTKLSSPNAHMKLTPQNFEKLFEQRHQADRKNEVGKVSDEEQAKQRQLKAILNKLTPQNFEKLFEQVKVVNIDNARTLSGVISQIFDKALLEPTLCEMYANFCFYLARELPDFSEDKEKITFKRLLLWKCQEEFERGEREQEEAYKANEEGQVKLSEEEEEKRIKARRRTLGNIRLIGELYKKKMLTERIMHECIKKLLGQQQTPDEEDIEALCILMSTIGEMIDHPKAKEHMDAYFERMKSLSNNMKLSSRVRFMLKDAIDLRKNKWQQGSKVEGPKKIEEVHRDSAQELQAQSSRLARGPGINPSARRGPPSPRGSTMLSSPNVHSFDRTLPTSPPTRAHGAALTQNVPSENVLTEDSLRDMSLAVIREFYSARDEKEVALCIKELNSPSFHPLMISLWVIDSFERNDAERDLLAKLLINLTKTNDGTLSQSQLIKGFEIVLSTLEDTVIDAPRAPVFLGLIFAKVILGXVVSLNXIGRLIHEDGEEPGLLREVGLAGNILGDILGIIKSEKGLKTYGDYPEIIRTSSNLWLETFRPSDPLKSRILEKFI; this is translated from the exons ATGGTTCCTGCACAACGTGGTGGTGTACAAAATGGAGCCCATGCACAGCCCCAATTGCATG GAGGTTCTGATGTACCCATTGCAAGCACCGCTGCCCAGACAGCTGAGGCATCAGCCCCTCAGAGATGCTCCCGAATTGTTCCAAAGCCTCCGACTTCTCAATCTGTCTCTGTGACTTCTGACACAAGAAAACCCACTACACCAGCAAAGC CCCCAGGAGATGCATCCAAGGGCATTTCTGTTCAGGTTGGGATATCCATGCCAATGCCATTTCATCAGCCACAGGTTCTGGTGCAATTTGGTGGCCCCAACCAGCAGATCCAATCTCAGAGTATGAGCTCCAGTTCAATTCAAATGCCAATGCCTGTGCAATTACCAATTGGTAGTACTCAAGTACAGCAGCCAGTGTTTGTTCCAGGTCTCCAGCCCCATCCAATGCAGCCCAAGGGAATTATGCATCAGAGCCAGAACATGCCTTTTACCCCCCAAATGGGTCCTCAGATACCTCAGACAGGCAACTTGGGGATCAGCATGGCGTCACAATGCCCCCAGCAACTGGGTAGTAATTTTGGTGTTTTGAGGAGTCCATGTGCACGGACACCAGTTCAGCAGCATGTTAGAGGGATCCTGCCTGGTCCTGCTCACTCTGTTGGTCATCAGGGAGGGATGCAAAGAAATAATTCTGATGCCGACAGGTGGCAGAGAGCTACGAATTTTCAACCTAAGGGCTTGATGCCTTCTCCTCATACTCCATTACAGGTGATGCACCAAGCTGACAGGAAGAATGAAGTGGATAAAGTGAGTGATGAAGAGTTGGCCAAGCAAAGGAAGTTAAAGGCTATACTGAACAAGTTAACTCCTCAAAACTTTGAAAAACTATTCGAGCAGGTAAAAGCTGTTAATATAGATAATGCAACGACTCTAACTGCCGTCGTTTCACAGATCTTTGACAATGCTCTTATGCGGCCTACATTCTGTGATATGTATGCTAACTTCTGTTTTTATCTTGCCGGAGAGTTGCCTGATTTCAGTGAAGACAATGAAAAGATAACTTTTAAGAGATTGCTTTTGAACAAGTGCCAGGAGGAATTTGAGAGGGGAGGAAGAGAGCAAGAGGAGACCAATAAGGCTGATGAGGAGGGCCAGGTGAAACAGtctgaagaagaaagagaggagaaaagAATCAAAGCGCGAACACGAAGGTTGGGTAATATTAGCTTGATTGGGGAGCTATACAAAAAGAGAATGTTGACTGAGAGAATAATGCACGAATGCATTAAAAAGTTGTTTGGTCAGCAACAGACTCCAGATGGGCAAGATATTGAAGTTTTGTGCAAACTAATGAGCACCATAGGGGAGATGATTGATCATCCGAAAGCCAAGAAGTACATGGATCCATATTTTGAAAGGATGAAAAGCTTATCGAATAACATGAAATTATCTTCTAGAGTTAGGTTCATGTTGAATGATGCAATTGATTTGAGAAAGAATAAATGGCAGCAGAGGAGGAAAGTTGAAGGACGAATAAAGATTGAGGAAGTACACAGAGATGCTGCACAAGAACGACAAGCACAGTCTAGTAGGCTGGTCCGTGATCCTGGAATCAATCCATCAGCTAGAAGGGGGCCTCCTATGGAATTCAGTCCAAGAGGATCGACTAAGTTATCTTCACCTAATGCCCACATGAAATTAACTCCTCAAAACTTTGAAAAACTATTCGAGCAAAGGCACCAAGCTGACAGGAAGAATGAAGTGGGTAAAGTGAGTGATGAAGAGCAGGCCAAGCAAAGGCAGTTAAAGGCTATACTGAACAAGTTGACTCCTCAAAACTTTGAAAAACTATTCGAGCAAGTGAAAGTTGTTAATATAGATAATGCGAGGACTCTAAGTGGTGTCATTTCACAGATCTTTGACAAGGCTCTTTTGGAGCCTACTCTCTGTGAGATGTATGCTAACTTCTGTTTTTATCTTGCCAGAGAGTTGCCTGATTTCAgtgaagacaaagaaaagataacTTTTAAGAGATTGCTTTTGTGGAAGTGCCAGGAGGAATTTGAGAGGGGAGAAAGAGAGCAAGAGGAGGCCTATAAGGCCAATGAAGAGGGTCAGGTGAAACTgtctgaagaagaagaggagaaaagaATCAAAGCGCGAAGACGAACATTGGGTAACATTAGATTAATTGGGGAActatacaaaaagaaaatgttgaCGGAGAGAATTATGCACGAATGCATTAAAAAGTTGCTAGGTCAGCAACAGACTCCAGATGAGGAAGATATTGAAGCTTTGTGCATACTAATGAGCACAATTGGGGAGATGATTGATCATCCGAAAGCCAAGGAGCACATGGATGCATATTTTGAAAGGATGAAAAGCTTATCGAATAACATGAAATTATCTTCTAGGGTTAGGTTCATGTTGAAGGATGCAATTGATTTGAGAAAGAATAAATGGCAGCAGGGGAGCAAAGTTGAAGGACCAAAAAAGATTGAGGAAGTGCACAGAGATTCTGCACAAGAACTACAGGCACAGTCTAGTAGGCTGGCCCGTGGTCCTGGAATCAATCCATCAGCTAGAAGGGGGCCTCCTAGTCCAAGAGGATCAACTATGTTATCTTCACCTAATGTTCATAGTTTCGATAGAACTCTTCCAACTTCACCACCCACACGTGCACATGGAGCAGCTTTAACACAAAATGTTCCTTCAGAAAATGTGTTGACTGAAGACAGTCTTAGAGATATGTCTTTGGCAGTGATTAGAGAATTTTACAG TGCTCGAGACGAGAAAGAGGTTGCTTTATGCATTAAGGAGTTGAACTCACCAAGTTTCCATCCGTTGATGATATCTCTTTGGGTCATAGACTCTTTTGAGAGGAACGACGCTGAAAGAGATCTCTTGGCAAAGCTTCTAATCAACCTCACAAAGACCAATGATGGAACTTTGAGTCAATCTCAGCTCATCAAGGG GTTTGAAATTGTTCTGTCGACCTTAGAGGATACGGTCATTGATGCCCCGAGAGCACCAGTGTTTCTTGGCCTTATCTTTGCCAAGGTCATTTTAG TTGTCGTTTCCTTGAATTAGATCGGTCGATTAATACACGAAGATGGAGAGGAGCCAGGGCTTCTTCGGGAAGTAGGGCTTGCAGGCAACATTCTTGGGGACATCTTGGGGATTATCAAGTCGGAGAAGGGTTTGAAGACGTACGGAGATTATCCGGAGATTATCCGTACGTCCTCCAACTTGTGGTTGGAGACTTTTCGGCCCTCAGATCCTCTCAAATCAAGGATTCTAGAGAAATTTATTTAG